One genomic region from Cellulomonas fengjieae encodes:
- a CDS encoding nucleoside/nucleotide kinase family protein, whose protein sequence is MTLTPDLAARVQALACGPRRILGITGAPGAGKSTLAERVVGAVGPGAVVVPMDGFHLAQSQLERLGRAGRKGAPDTFDADGFVALLTRLRSPVRTVYAPEYRRDLRNAVAGAIAVGPDVRLVVVEGNYLLLDDHGFGPVAGLLDESWFLAPDDDVRLARLVARHEAFGKTPDAARAWSYGPDEANARLVAATAGRADVVVPIG, encoded by the coding sequence ATGACGCTGACCCCTGACCTCGCCGCTCGCGTGCAGGCCCTGGCGTGCGGACCGCGGCGGATCCTCGGGATCACCGGTGCGCCGGGAGCCGGCAAGTCGACCCTGGCCGAGCGGGTGGTGGGCGCCGTGGGGCCCGGAGCGGTCGTCGTCCCGATGGACGGCTTCCACCTGGCGCAGTCGCAGCTCGAACGCCTCGGGCGGGCCGGTCGCAAGGGGGCGCCGGACACGTTCGACGCCGACGGCTTCGTCGCGCTCCTGACCCGGCTGCGCAGCCCGGTACGGACCGTCTACGCACCCGAGTACCGCCGCGACCTGCGGAACGCCGTGGCCGGGGCCATCGCGGTGGGACCGGACGTCCGGCTGGTGGTCGTCGAGGGGAACTACCTGCTGCTCGACGACCACGGGTTCGGCCCGGTGGCGGGGCTGCTGGACGAGTCGTGGTTCCTGGCGCCCGACGACGACGTGCGGCTGGCCCGGCTGGTGGCCCGGCACGAGGCGTTCGGCAAGACGCCTGACGCGGCGCGCGCCTGGTCCTACGGTCCCGACGAGGCCAACGCCCGGCTGGTCGCGGCGACCGCCGGGCGTGCGGACGTCGTCGTGCCGATCGGATGA
- the tsaE gene encoding tRNA (adenosine(37)-N6)-threonylcarbamoyltransferase complex ATPase subunit type 1 TsaE encodes MTVTVRLPDADATRAYGRVLARVLRAGDLVVLTGDLGAGKTTLTQGIGAGLHVRGQVASPTFIIAREHPPVARPDGSRGPTLVHVDAYRLGSLEEVDALDLDASLDEAVTVVEWGEGWVEGLAQDRLEITLERPRGAVSEDSLEDAATGERVVTVRAVGARWADVDLPDADPVAG; translated from the coding sequence GTGACCGTCACCGTCCGGCTCCCGGATGCCGACGCCACCCGGGCCTACGGCCGCGTGCTCGCCCGGGTCCTGCGCGCGGGCGACCTCGTGGTGCTCACCGGGGACCTGGGCGCGGGCAAGACGACGCTCACGCAGGGCATCGGCGCGGGCCTGCACGTGCGCGGCCAGGTGGCCTCGCCGACGTTCATCATCGCGCGGGAGCACCCGCCGGTCGCGCGACCGGACGGGTCGCGCGGGCCGACGCTGGTGCACGTGGACGCCTACCGGCTCGGCTCCCTCGAGGAGGTGGACGCCCTCGACCTCGACGCGAGCCTGGACGAGGCCGTCACCGTCGTCGAATGGGGCGAGGGGTGGGTCGAAGGGCTCGCGCAGGACCGTCTCGAGATCACCCTGGAGCGCCCGCGCGGGGCGGTGTCCGAGGACTCCCTGGAGGACGCCGCGACGGGCGAGCGGGTGGTCACCGTGCGGGCCGTCGGCGCACGCTGGGCGGACGTCGACCTGCCCGACGCCGACCCGGTGGCAGGCTGA
- the tsaB gene encoding tRNA (adenosine(37)-N6)-threonylcarbamoyltransferase complex dimerization subunit type 1 TsaB: MPVLALDTSAAVAVALTDDTGALLAERSDAQQRRHAELLTPMVAAVLAEAGVDRRELTSVVVGTGPAPFTGLRVGLVTARTLALALAVPVLGVPSLDAVAARAGRVLQTGTDVLVATDARRREVYWSLYRTSEHGIEVLAGPEVAAAAEVAADPRAAGAVATGRGALLYADVLRGGTGSADVDLEALGLLDPDPAELARLALTRRAAGQALGTEPLYLRRPDAVPQPARKRVLG, translated from the coding sequence GTGCCCGTTCTCGCTCTCGACACCTCCGCCGCCGTCGCCGTGGCGCTCACCGACGACACCGGGGCGCTGCTCGCCGAGCGGTCGGACGCGCAGCAGCGCCGGCACGCCGAGCTCCTGACGCCGATGGTCGCCGCCGTCCTCGCCGAGGCGGGGGTGGACCGCCGCGAGCTCACGTCGGTCGTCGTCGGCACCGGGCCCGCGCCGTTCACCGGGCTGCGCGTCGGGCTCGTCACCGCGCGCACGCTCGCGCTGGCGCTCGCCGTCCCCGTCCTCGGCGTCCCGAGCCTGGACGCCGTCGCCGCCCGGGCCGGACGCGTGCTGCAGACGGGCACCGACGTGCTGGTCGCCACCGACGCCCGGCGGCGAGAGGTCTACTGGTCGCTGTACCGGACCTCCGAGCACGGGATCGAGGTGCTTGCGGGCCCCGAGGTCGCCGCCGCGGCCGAGGTCGCCGCCGACCCGCGCGCGGCGGGGGCCGTCGCCACCGGGCGCGGGGCGCTCCTGTACGCCGACGTGCTGCGGGGAGGCACCGGCTCGGCCGACGTGGACCTGGAGGCGCTCGGCCTCCTCGACCCCGACCCGGCCGAGCTCGCCCGCCTTGCCCTGACGCGGCGGGCGGCCGGTCAGGCGCTCGGCACCGAGCCGCTCTACCTGCGCCGTCCCGACGCCGTGCCGCAGCCCGCCCGCAAGCGCGTGCTCGGATGA
- a CDS encoding bifunctional ADP-dependent NAD(P)H-hydrate dehydratase/NAD(P)H-hydrate epimerase has protein sequence MRNVLQTWTSAQVRAAEEPLLAAGVPLMGRAAFALHVWVADALRDRRGTLTGARVVVLVGPGNNGGDALHAGALLARRGVEVHAVLTADRVHQGGLTALRAAGGRVLRLERLEDAAALAVGADLVLDGVLGIGSDGSGLRGAAGALVEAIVQRGRPYVVAVDVPSGLGVDDGRREGVVLDADLTVSFGTLKPGLVLPPGARAAGRVEHVDLGLEPAGAPAVVRLEAADVADLWPVPAPDAHKYTRGVVGVVAGSRAYAGAAVLTTSGAVRAGVGMVRYLGDVADLVVAAHPEVVVGHGRVQAWVFGPGVSPDDAGQRRRIEYAVQHVRERGEPAVVDAGALDLLPPHVGPHAVITPHAGELARLLGQRGEAVDRADVEAEPLRWARRAHELTGATVLLKGSVTVVVGARGAVYAQADAPPWLATAGAGDVLAGLLGALLAGRAQAVQEDPSLAAALAAAAALVHGRAAHRANPGGPVAAQAVADALPGTIAELLGA, from the coding sequence ATGAGGAACGTGCTGCAGACCTGGACCTCCGCGCAGGTGCGAGCCGCCGAGGAGCCGCTCCTCGCGGCCGGCGTCCCGCTGATGGGACGCGCCGCGTTCGCCCTGCACGTCTGGGTGGCCGACGCCCTGCGCGACCGGCGCGGCACGCTGACCGGTGCGCGGGTCGTCGTGCTCGTGGGGCCCGGCAACAACGGTGGCGACGCGCTGCACGCGGGCGCCCTGCTGGCCAGGAGGGGCGTCGAGGTGCACGCCGTGCTGACCGCGGACCGCGTGCACCAGGGCGGCCTGACGGCGTTGCGGGCGGCCGGCGGGCGGGTGCTGCGCCTGGAGCGCCTCGAGGACGCCGCCGCGCTCGCGGTCGGCGCCGACCTGGTGCTGGACGGCGTGCTCGGCATCGGGTCCGACGGGTCCGGGCTGCGGGGGGCGGCGGGCGCCCTGGTCGAGGCCATCGTGCAGCGCGGGCGACCCTACGTCGTGGCCGTCGACGTGCCGTCCGGCCTGGGGGTGGACGACGGGCGCCGCGAGGGCGTGGTGCTCGACGCGGACCTCACCGTGTCCTTCGGCACGCTCAAGCCAGGCCTCGTGCTCCCGCCCGGCGCGCGCGCGGCCGGGCGTGTCGAGCACGTGGACCTCGGACTGGAGCCTGCCGGCGCGCCGGCCGTGGTGCGGCTCGAGGCGGCCGACGTCGCGGACCTGTGGCCCGTGCCCGCGCCCGACGCGCACAAGTACACGCGCGGCGTGGTGGGGGTGGTGGCCGGTTCGCGGGCGTACGCCGGTGCGGCCGTGCTCACGACGAGCGGTGCGGTCCGGGCGGGCGTCGGGATGGTCCGCTACCTGGGTGACGTCGCGGACCTGGTCGTCGCCGCGCACCCCGAGGTCGTCGTGGGCCACGGACGCGTGCAGGCCTGGGTCTTCGGTCCCGGGGTGTCACCGGACGACGCGGGGCAACGGCGCCGCATCGAGTACGCCGTCCAGCACGTCCGGGAGCGTGGCGAGCCGGCGGTGGTCGATGCCGGCGCGCTCGACCTGCTCCCCCCGCACGTCGGTCCGCACGCGGTGATCACGCCGCACGCGGGTGAGCTGGCGCGCTTGCTCGGCCAGCGGGGCGAGGCGGTGGACCGGGCCGACGTCGAGGCCGAACCGCTGCGCTGGGCGCGCCGGGCCCACGAGCTCACGGGAGCGACGGTGCTGCTCAAGGGGTCCGTGACGGTCGTCGTCGGTGCCCGGGGAGCGGTGTACGCCCAGGCCGATGCGCCCCCGTGGCTGGCGACCGCGGGCGCCGGGGACGTCCTCGCCGGGCTGCTCGGGGCTCTCCTGGCCGGCCGTGCCCAGGCGGTGCAGGAGGACCCGTCGCTCGCCGCGGCGCTCGCGGCGGCCGCCGCGCTCGTGCACGGACGCGCGGCGCACCGGGCCAACCCCGGCGGTCCCGTCGCGGCGCAAGCGGTCGCGGACGCGCTGCCGGGCACGATCGCCGAGCTGCTGGGCGCATGA
- a CDS encoding malonic semialdehyde reductase, which yields MTTDTPVRDGLDFPLPGLAIGDDVADLLFREARSAAAFTSADVSDEQLAAVYDLVKWGPTALNTVPLRLLVVRTPEARQRLAAHMSDGNRDRVLAAPVTLVVAADTGFHRHLPTLAPHMTAFADVLEGQPEQRDSMARTNALIQVGYLVIGLRAAGLAAGPMGGMEAQAIDDEFFAENGWKSLMVINVGHVEGEGTHRPRGERLSYAQASLTV from the coding sequence ATGACGACTGACACGCCCGTCCGCGACGGCCTCGACTTCCCCCTCCCCGGTCTGGCCATCGGAGACGACGTCGCCGACCTGCTGTTCCGGGAGGCGCGCTCCGCCGCCGCCTTCACGTCCGCCGACGTGAGCGACGAGCAGCTCGCAGCCGTCTACGACCTCGTCAAGTGGGGCCCCACGGCCCTGAACACCGTCCCGCTGCGCCTGCTCGTGGTGCGGACGCCCGAGGCCCGTCAGCGCCTCGCGGCGCACATGTCCGACGGCAACCGCGACCGCGTCCTGGCCGCCCCGGTGACGCTCGTCGTGGCCGCCGACACCGGCTTCCACCGGCACCTCCCGACGCTGGCACCGCACATGACCGCGTTCGCCGACGTGCTCGAGGGTCAGCCCGAGCAGCGCGACTCGATGGCGCGGACCAACGCGCTCATCCAGGTGGGCTACCTGGTCATCGGCCTGCGCGCGGCCGGGCTGGCCGCCGGTCCGATGGGCGGCATGGAGGCCCAGGCGATCGACGACGAGTTCTTCGCCGAGAACGGCTGGAAGTCGCTCATGGTCATCAACGTCGGGCACGTCGAGGGCGAGGGCACGCACCGTCCCCGCGGCGAGCGGCTCAGCTACGCCCAGGCGTCCCTGACCGTCTGA
- the alr gene encoding alanine racemase produces MVAVSSFPARAVVDLAAIRANVRSLAAHAPTAQVMAVVKADGYGHGLLPTAAAAVAGGATWLGAAQVEEALALRRGGVVGPRVLTWLYAPGAPLRDAVEADVDVSVSARWALDELAAAARAAGRPARAHLKVDTGLSRNGLTPADLAAILPEVLRLRAEGAVEVVGLWSHFAFADEPEHPTVVRQGEVFAEALRTVEGAGVVLEVRHLANSAATLTTPSAHYDLVRPGVAVYGLSPVPQLGASEDFGLVPAMTLEAELANVKAVPGGSGVSYAHQYVTSRDTVLGLVPLGYADGIPRHASGTVERPGGPVRVGDRTVGVAGRVCMDQVVLDLGPGATEREGDRVELFGTGRDGGPTAQDWAESAGTISYEIVTRIGARVPRVHVDSEVVAP; encoded by the coding sequence ATGGTCGCCGTGAGCTCGTTCCCCGCACGCGCCGTCGTGGACCTCGCGGCCATCCGCGCCAACGTCCGGTCACTGGCCGCCCACGCACCGACCGCGCAGGTGATGGCGGTCGTCAAGGCGGACGGCTACGGCCACGGCCTGCTGCCGACGGCCGCCGCCGCGGTCGCCGGGGGCGCCACTTGGCTGGGCGCCGCACAGGTCGAGGAGGCCCTCGCGCTGCGCCGCGGCGGCGTCGTCGGGCCCCGGGTCCTCACGTGGCTGTACGCCCCGGGCGCGCCGCTGCGCGACGCCGTCGAGGCGGACGTGGACGTCTCCGTGTCCGCCCGGTGGGCGCTCGACGAGCTCGCCGCGGCCGCCCGTGCGGCGGGCCGTCCGGCCCGCGCCCACCTGAAGGTCGACACGGGCCTGAGCCGCAACGGACTGACCCCGGCGGACCTGGCGGCGATCCTGCCGGAGGTCCTGCGCCTGCGCGCGGAGGGCGCGGTGGAGGTCGTCGGGCTGTGGAGCCACTTCGCCTTCGCCGACGAGCCCGAGCACCCGACGGTCGTCCGCCAGGGCGAGGTGTTCGCCGAGGCGCTGCGCACGGTGGAGGGCGCCGGCGTCGTCCTCGAGGTCCGGCACCTGGCCAACTCCGCGGCCACGCTGACCACCCCGTCGGCGCACTACGACCTGGTGCGCCCGGGGGTGGCGGTCTACGGGCTGTCGCCGGTGCCCCAGCTGGGCGCCAGCGAGGACTTCGGGCTGGTGCCCGCGATGACGCTCGAGGCCGAGCTGGCCAACGTCAAGGCCGTCCCGGGCGGCTCGGGTGTGTCCTACGCCCACCAGTACGTCACGTCGCGGGACACCGTGCTCGGGCTCGTACCGCTCGGGTACGCGGACGGCATCCCGCGGCACGCGTCCGGCACCGTCGAGCGGCCGGGTGGGCCGGTGCGGGTGGGCGACCGGACGGTCGGCGTGGCGGGGCGGGTCTGCATGGACCAGGTGGTGCTGGACCTGGGCCCGGGCGCCACGGAGCGCGAGGGTGACCGGGTCGAGCTGTTCGGGACCGGGCGTGACGGGGGACCGACCGCCCAGGACTGGGCGGAGTCCGCAGGCACCATCTCCTACGAGATCGTCACGCGGATCGGTGCACGGGTGCCCCGGGTGCACGTCGACAGCGAGGTGGTCGCCCCGTGA
- a CDS encoding holo-ACP synthase — protein MIVGVGIDVVDVARFVDTLHRVPALRARLFTPEEREMPETSLAARFAAKEAIAKALGAPAGMSWQDATVRRVAGAQPVVEVVGTVAAAAAALGVDRFHLSISHDAGIASAMVVAERD, from the coding sequence GTGATCGTCGGCGTCGGGATCGACGTCGTCGACGTCGCCCGGTTCGTCGACACGCTGCACCGGGTACCCGCGCTGCGTGCTCGGCTCTTCACGCCCGAGGAGCGGGAGATGCCCGAGACGTCGCTCGCCGCGCGGTTCGCGGCCAAGGAGGCGATCGCCAAGGCGCTGGGCGCGCCGGCGGGCATGAGCTGGCAGGACGCGACCGTGCGCCGCGTGGCGGGCGCGCAGCCGGTGGTCGAGGTCGTCGGCACGGTCGCCGCCGCGGCGGCCGCGCTCGGCGTGGACCGGTTCCACCTGTCCATCTCCCACGACGCCGGAATCGCGTCCGCCATGGTGGTCGCCGAGCGCGACTGA
- a CDS encoding LLM class F420-dependent oxidoreductase, whose product MRFGLFIPQGWRQDLTGIAPRDHWQTMSGLATHADQGDSFESIWVYDHFHAVPEPNGEATHEAWSLINAFAATTSRVRLGQMCTCMAYRNPAYLAKVATTADIISGGRVEMGIGAGWYEHEWRAYGYGFPSAGQRIAMLDEGVQIFKQMWTNGTATLDGAHYQVDGAQLSPLPLQVDGPPLWIAGGGEKKTLRIAAEHAAYTNFDGSPEGFAHKSQVLRGHCEAIGRPFEEITRSANYNVVIGATEAEVDDRIAWVEEHLSNTVPEKAAEVAEDFRNGPLVGTPEQIVDKLRELEKLGMTYAITYFAEAAYDRSGIELFENEVVPALR is encoded by the coding sequence ATGCGCTTCGGACTCTTCATCCCCCAGGGCTGGCGGCAGGATCTCACCGGCATCGCCCCCCGCGACCACTGGCAGACCATGAGCGGCCTTGCCACCCACGCCGACCAGGGCGACTCGTTCGAGTCGATCTGGGTCTACGACCACTTCCACGCGGTGCCTGAGCCCAACGGCGAGGCGACCCACGAGGCGTGGAGCCTCATCAACGCGTTCGCCGCGACGACCAGCCGCGTCCGGCTGGGGCAGATGTGCACCTGCATGGCGTACCGCAACCCGGCCTACCTGGCCAAGGTCGCCACGACGGCCGACATCATCTCGGGCGGCCGTGTCGAGATGGGCATCGGCGCCGGCTGGTACGAGCACGAGTGGCGGGCGTACGGCTACGGGTTCCCGTCCGCCGGCCAGCGGATCGCCATGCTCGACGAGGGCGTGCAGATCTTCAAGCAGATGTGGACCAACGGCACCGCGACCCTGGACGGCGCGCACTACCAGGTCGACGGCGCCCAGCTGTCCCCGCTGCCGCTGCAGGTCGACGGGCCGCCGCTGTGGATCGCGGGCGGCGGTGAGAAGAAGACGCTGCGCATCGCCGCCGAGCACGCGGCGTACACCAACTTCGACGGCTCGCCGGAGGGCTTCGCCCACAAGTCGCAGGTCCTGCGCGGGCACTGCGAGGCCATCGGACGACCGTTCGAGGAGATCACCCGGTCTGCCAACTACAACGTGGTCATCGGCGCCACCGAGGCCGAGGTCGACGACCGCATCGCCTGGGTCGAGGAGCACCTGAGCAACACGGTCCCCGAGAAGGCGGCCGAGGTGGCCGAGGACTTCCGCAACGGGCCGCTGGTCGGCACGCCCGAGCAGATCGTGGACAAGCTCCGCGAGCTCGAGAAGCTGGGCATGACGTACGCCATCACGTACTTCGCCGAGGCCGCCTACGACCGCTCGGGCATCGAGCTGTTCGAGAACGAGGTCGTCCCCGCGCTGCGCTGA
- a CDS encoding sulfurtransferase, with amino-acid sequence MTRTQVLVTVDELAAALAGDERPVLLDVRWALGRSDGHDDYLAAHLPGAVYVDLETELAAPPTPQDGRHPLPDLAALEASARRWGVRDDRPVVAYDAVGGMSAARAWWLLRWAGVRDVRLLDGGIAAWTAAGLPVEAGGVTAEGGDVVLVAGHLPTIDADEAAAWRGALLDARAAERYAGEVEPIDPRAGHIPGALSVPTAGNLTADGRFLTDEALRARFDVAGPVAVYCGSGVTAAHEIAALASIGVEAALYPGSWSQWSNDPERPVATGTTRAATPG; translated from the coding sequence ATGACGCGGACGCAGGTGCTCGTGACCGTCGACGAGCTCGCCGCCGCCCTCGCGGGCGACGAGCGGCCGGTGCTCCTCGACGTGCGCTGGGCGCTCGGCCGGAGCGACGGCCACGACGACTACCTCGCGGCCCATCTGCCCGGTGCGGTCTACGTGGACCTCGAGACGGAGCTCGCGGCGCCCCCGACGCCTCAGGACGGGCGGCACCCGCTCCCGGACCTCGCCGCGCTCGAGGCGTCGGCCCGCCGGTGGGGCGTGCGGGACGACCGCCCCGTCGTGGCCTACGACGCCGTCGGGGGCATGTCGGCCGCCCGGGCGTGGTGGCTGCTGCGCTGGGCGGGGGTGCGGGACGTGCGGCTGCTCGACGGCGGGATCGCCGCCTGGACCGCCGCGGGCCTGCCGGTCGAGGCGGGCGGCGTGACCGCGGAGGGCGGCGACGTCGTCCTGGTGGCGGGACACCTGCCGACGATCGACGCGGACGAGGCGGCGGCGTGGCGCGGTGCGCTGCTCGACGCCCGGGCGGCCGAGCGGTACGCGGGGGAGGTCGAGCCGATCGACCCGCGTGCCGGGCACATCCCCGGGGCGCTGTCGGTGCCCACCGCGGGGAACCTGACCGCGGACGGTCGCTTCCTCACGGACGAGGCGCTGCGCGCGCGGTTCGACGTGGCCGGTCCGGTGGCCGTGTACTGCGGGTCCGGCGTGACGGCGGCGCACGAGATCGCCGCGCTGGCCTCGATCGGCGTCGAGGCGGCGCTGTACCCGGGATCGTGGTCCCAGTGGTCGAACGACCCCGAGCGCCCGGTGGCGACCGGGACGACGCGGGCCGCGACCCCCGGGTAG
- the rimI gene encoding ribosomal protein S18-alanine N-acetyltransferase — protein MSAAVDDVVVRALTADDLPDLERMEVALFGAAAWSPESLAAEIVGPGRWYVGATVQGELVGYAGLWFDGYDAQVMTVGTDERFQGRGLGRRMLENLLAHARSVGAAVVLLEVRVDNDAAIHLYESLGFERLGKRRAYYQPGNIDAWTMRLDLRGDGAA, from the coding sequence ATGAGCGCGGCGGTCGACGACGTCGTCGTCCGTGCCCTCACGGCCGACGACCTGCCCGACCTCGAGCGCATGGAGGTCGCGCTCTTCGGTGCTGCCGCCTGGTCGCCGGAGTCGCTCGCCGCCGAGATCGTCGGCCCCGGGCGCTGGTACGTCGGTGCGACCGTGCAGGGCGAGCTCGTCGGCTACGCGGGGCTGTGGTTCGACGGGTACGACGCCCAGGTGATGACCGTCGGGACCGACGAGCGGTTCCAGGGCCGCGGGCTCGGCCGGCGGATGCTGGAGAACCTGCTGGCGCACGCCAGGTCCGTCGGGGCGGCCGTGGTGCTGCTCGAGGTCAGGGTGGACAACGATGCCGCGATCCACCTGTACGAGAGCCTGGGCTTCGAGCGGCTCGGCAAGCGCCGGGCGTACTACCAGCCCGGCAACATCGACGCGTGGACGATGCGGCTGGACCTGCGAGGGGACGGAGCGGCATGA